The following proteins are co-located in the Deltaproteobacteria bacterium genome:
- a CDS encoding UbiD family decarboxylase, producing MRAIRGLKEFALVLEDQGELQRVSLPLDPRYEIAALLSEMGKREAPALLFEKVKGCQTALIGNLLGTKKRLALALGIPERDLLRGHLPNLEKKIPPVPIQEEPPSRTLLTAEQGLDIGEVLPVLTHYVRDSGPYITAGITSARDPRDGTMGRGLHRMEIRGKEALGISLLNPPLADIYAYHRKHGTKMEVATAIGVDPVILFATVLKVPQGTDKLAVAGGLMGEAVCTERAKTVDLEVPAYSEIIIEGVIDPMSEERDGTLGEASGYYMSFSSSPTIRVTAISFREDPYFQAILPWSLEVDNLMSLIHGLHFIPKMMKEIPSLLDIHLVPGTFGSHVVMSIESENRAEIRRALTLALSFTSIKKAVIVNGDIDPRDSLEVEWALATRFQADRDLIVIPCVKGQPIDPSSGEGFGTAKLGMDATRPRKEGFEKVDFPQEIKGRLGSFIEAIRKE from the coding sequence TTGAGAGCGATTAGGGGTCTGAAAGAATTCGCCCTGGTTTTAGAAGATCAGGGAGAACTCCAGCGGGTCTCCCTTCCCCTTGATCCCCGCTATGAGATTGCGGCTCTGCTCTCTGAAATGGGAAAACGAGAGGCTCCCGCCCTCCTGTTTGAGAAGGTCAAGGGATGCCAGACAGCTCTCATCGGAAATCTCCTGGGGACAAAGAAGCGCCTCGCCCTGGCCCTGGGAATTCCCGAAAGGGATTTGCTTCGTGGGCATCTCCCGAACCTGGAAAAGAAAATTCCACCTGTTCCGATCCAAGAAGAACCACCCTCCCGGACCCTTTTGACCGCCGAACAAGGTCTGGACATAGGAGAAGTTCTTCCTGTTCTTACCCACTACGTCCGGGACTCCGGTCCCTATATCACAGCAGGTATTACTTCGGCCCGGGATCCGCGGGACGGCACCATGGGAAGGGGACTTCACCGAATGGAAATCCGAGGTAAGGAAGCGCTCGGTATTTCATTGCTCAACCCGCCCCTGGCAGATATTTACGCCTACCACCGGAAGCATGGCACAAAGATGGAAGTGGCTACCGCCATAGGTGTGGATCCGGTCATCCTCTTCGCTACCGTTCTCAAGGTCCCCCAGGGGACGGATAAGCTGGCCGTGGCAGGCGGGCTGATGGGAGAAGCCGTATGCACGGAACGTGCGAAGACGGTGGATCTGGAGGTGCCCGCCTACTCGGAGATCATCATCGAGGGGGTCATCGACCCAATGAGCGAAGAAAGGGACGGGACCCTGGGCGAGGCAAGCGGTTACTATATGTCCTTTTCAAGCAGCCCCACGATCCGTGTCACTGCTATCAGCTTCAGGGAAGACCCCTATTTCCAGGCTATTCTTCCCTGGAGTCTGGAAGTGGATAATCTCATGTCCCTGATTCATGGGTTGCATTTCATTCCCAAGATGATGAAAGAAATACCTTCCCTCCTGGACATCCACCTTGTTCCGGGAACCTTCGGCTCCCACGTCGTGATGTCCATTGAGAGCGAAAATAGGGCGGAAATCCGGAGGGCCTTGACCCTGGCCCTCTCGTTTACCAGTATAAAGAAGGCTGTCATAGTGAATGGAGACATCGATCCCAGGGACTCGCTGGAGGTGGAATGGGCCCTGGCGACCCGGTTCCAGGCCGATCGTGACCTCATCGTCATCCCGTGCGTCAAGGGCCAACCCATCGATCCCTCTTCAGGAGAAGGCTTTGGTACGGCAAAGCTTGGCATGGATGCAACACGCCCCCGAAAGGAAGGGTTCGAAAAGGTCGACTTCCCCCAGGAGATCAAGGGACGATTGGGCTCTTTCATCGAGGCAATCAGAAAGGAGTAA
- a CDS encoding UbiX family flavin prenyltransferase has translation MKRIVVGISGATGAIYGIRLLEVLSRSNIETHLVISEAATKTIRMETPWSVEDVKALAHTCYDIKDVGADIASGSFLCEGMVVIPCAIKTLSGIAHSYNDNLLVRAADVTLKEKRKLVVVVRETPFHKGHLALMTTLADLGATILPPIPAFYFLPKTIDDLINHTVGKVLDIFHINHHLFNRWGSEEIKRAISSKGEMNENSREDQRRNAGRGQVHTSSMG, from the coding sequence ATGAAAAGAATCGTTGTGGGCATCTCAGGGGCCACAGGCGCCATTTACGGCATCAGGTTGCTGGAGGTTCTTTCCAGGTCGAACATCGAAACCCACCTGGTCATTTCCGAAGCCGCCACCAAGACCATCCGGATGGAGACCCCATGGAGCGTGGAGGATGTCAAGGCCCTCGCCCATACCTGCTACGACATCAAGGATGTTGGGGCCGACATTGCCAGTGGATCCTTCCTCTGTGAAGGCATGGTCGTCATCCCCTGCGCCATCAAGACCCTCTCCGGCATCGCCCACTCTTACAACGACAATCTCCTGGTCCGGGCGGCAGACGTGACGCTCAAGGAGAAACGAAAACTGGTGGTGGTAGTCAGAGAGACTCCCTTTCACAAGGGACATCTGGCCCTGATGACGACACTGGCCGATCTTGGAGCGACCATCCTTCCGCCTATCCCGGCCTTCTACTTCCTCCCGAAAACGATCGACGATCTTATCAATCACACGGTGGGGAAAGTGCTCGATATCTTCCACATCAACCATCATCTCTTCAACAGGTGGGGAAGCGAGGAGATAAAAAGGGCCATTTCAAGCAAAGGAGAAATGAATGAAAATTCGAGGGAAGATCAGCGAAGGAATGCGGGTCGCGGCCAAGTTCACACAAGTTCCATGGGTTAG
- a CDS encoding CTP-dependent riboflavin kinase gives MKIRGKISEGMRVAAKFTQVPWVRDQCIRKLSFDPFPGTLNLDIEDSGDLAILKDLKASKGVELVPENPSFCSAKCLPVLIAGRIKGAIIFPMIEDYPPNKLELIAPVHLKDYLSVRTNDLIEIEVLSP, from the coding sequence ATGAAAATTCGAGGGAAGATCAGCGAAGGAATGCGGGTCGCGGCCAAGTTCACACAAGTTCCATGGGTTAGAGATCAGTGTATCCGGAAGCTTTCCTTCGATCCCTTCCCCGGCACCCTCAATCTCGATATAGAAGATTCCGGTGACCTGGCGATCCTCAAGGATCTCAAGGCCTCCAAAGGGGTGGAATTAGTTCCGGAAAACCCTTCCTTTTGCAGCGCAAAGTGCCTACCCGTACTCATCGCCGGCAGGATCAAGGGGGCGATCATCTTTCCCATGATCGAGGATTACCCTCCCAACAAGCTGGAATTGATTGCACCGGTCCACCTCAAGGATTACCTCTCGGTGAGGACGAATGATCTTATCGAGATCGAGGTCCTTTCACCATAA